The following proteins are encoded in a genomic region of Cyclonatronum proteinivorum:
- a CDS encoding Na+/H+ antiporter subunit B — MNSMILRTATRLLFPLLLIFSVFLFFRGHNEPGGGFIGGLVGAAAFVLFAIAFGTEVTRKLLRMDPRVMVGWGLFLALVSGIMSMIAGDAFFTGQWALPVVFGNELHVGTPLIFDIGVYLVVVGFTLAVIFALEEED, encoded by the coding sequence ATGAATTCAATGATTCTCAGAACAGCAACCCGGCTGTTGTTTCCGCTGCTGCTGATTTTTTCCGTGTTTTTGTTTTTCAGGGGGCACAATGAGCCCGGTGGCGGTTTCATAGGCGGTCTTGTTGGCGCGGCGGCTTTTGTGCTGTTCGCCATTGCTTTCGGCACGGAAGTGACCCGCAAGCTGCTGCGCATGGATCCCCGCGTAATGGTCGGCTGGGGACTGTTCCTGGCGCTCGTAAGCGGCATCATGTCCATGATAGCTGGTGACGCTTTTTTCACAGGACAGTGGGCGCTCCCGGTTGTTTTCGGGAATGAGCTCCATGTGGGCACCCCTCTCATATTCGACATTGGCGTGTATTTGGTAGTTGTAGGTTTTACCCTCGCCGTAATCTTTGCACTTGAAGAAGAAGACTAA
- a CDS encoding Na+/H+ antiporter subunit C, producing MEPLLAIVIGILVALSVYLMLRRNLIRVVIGIVILSNAVNLLIFTLGRLDRGIPPLIASGEYVPSGAFANPLPQALVLTAIVIGFGLLSYALVLVYRAYTEVGTLDVDDMRVAEPPYKGEELPASAKIGGDEA from the coding sequence ATGGAGCCTTTATTAGCTATTGTAATTGGAATACTTGTGGCACTCAGCGTGTATCTCATGCTCCGCCGCAACCTGATACGCGTGGTAATCGGCATCGTAATTTTGAGCAACGCGGTTAACCTGCTCATCTTTACGCTGGGCCGGCTCGACCGCGGTATCCCGCCGCTCATTGCATCCGGGGAGTACGTGCCATCGGGCGCTTTTGCAAACCCGCTGCCGCAGGCGCTTGTGCTTACCGCTATCGTGATTGGCTTCGGTCTGCTGTCATACGCCCTCGTACTTGTTTACCGGGCCTACACGGAAGTCGGAACCCTGGATGTGGATGACATGCGCGTTGCTGAGCCGCCCTACAAAGGGGAAGAGCTTCCTGCAAGCGCGAAAATCGGGGGGGACGAAGCGTGA
- a CDS encoding Na+/H+ antiporter subunit D, with the protein MNHIVIYPILIPILTASIALIAFKNRDLQRWISVIGSTLTFISTCVLLYAVHTDGIQVLQPGNWEAPFGISLVADLFSALMVCVTGLMAMTISIYSLGDVDERRESFGFQPLFQILIFGVIGAFLTGDLFNLYVWFEVMLITSFVLLAIGNGKAQLDGAVKYVIINLLSSLIFLAAVGIMYGLTGTLNFAAMAEALQDTENTGLVITASMMFMVSFGIKSAVFPLFFWLPASYHTPPITITAIFGALLTKVGVYSLVRVFTLLFTHDIGYTHTILLWISVPTMVVGVLGAASQYDVRKILSFHIVSQIGYMIMGLAFFTKIALAGVIYYILHNILAKTNLFLVAGIAQKLVGSYHLSRLGGLYKKYPLVSALFAISAISLAGLPPLTGFWAKYTVIYAGLEVQQWVVIGFALAVGLMTLFSMTKIWMGAYWSPLPDTAPVVADKNFKPVAGAQLIALMLPTIVIAGFIVVLGIFGEPFYMLLFDAAEQLLDPSMYINAVLNP; encoded by the coding sequence GTGAACCACATCGTTATTTATCCCATCCTGATTCCGATTCTCACGGCATCAATCGCCCTCATTGCGTTCAAAAACCGTGATTTACAGCGCTGGATCAGCGTGATCGGATCTACGCTCACGTTTATTTCGACCTGCGTACTGCTTTATGCGGTACATACCGACGGTATTCAGGTGCTGCAGCCCGGTAACTGGGAAGCCCCCTTCGGAATTTCGCTTGTCGCGGACCTGTTCAGCGCACTTATGGTGTGCGTCACCGGCCTCATGGCCATGACCATCAGCATTTACTCGCTGGGTGATGTGGATGAGCGCCGCGAGTCGTTCGGTTTTCAGCCGCTTTTTCAGATTCTGATTTTCGGCGTAATCGGAGCCTTCCTCACCGGTGACCTCTTCAACCTTTATGTTTGGTTTGAAGTCATGCTCATCACTTCCTTCGTGCTGCTTGCCATCGGAAACGGCAAAGCGCAGCTCGATGGTGCGGTGAAGTACGTGATCATCAACCTGCTTTCGTCCCTCATTTTCCTGGCAGCGGTCGGGATTATGTACGGACTGACCGGCACGCTCAACTTCGCGGCTATGGCCGAAGCCCTTCAGGATACCGAGAACACAGGACTTGTCATCACGGCTTCCATGATGTTCATGGTTTCCTTCGGGATTAAGTCTGCCGTATTCCCGCTCTTTTTCTGGCTGCCGGCTTCCTACCACACCCCGCCTATCACCATCACGGCGATTTTCGGGGCGCTGCTTACCAAAGTCGGGGTTTACTCGCTTGTACGGGTATTCACCCTGCTGTTCACCCACGACATCGGCTACACGCACACCATCCTGCTCTGGATTTCGGTGCCCACCATGGTCGTTGGCGTATTGGGTGCGGCCTCACAGTATGATGTCCGCAAAATTCTTAGCTTCCACATTGTGAGTCAGATCGGCTACATGATTATGGGACTGGCCTTCTTTACCAAAATTGCGCTTGCAGGGGTGATCTACTACATCCTGCATAACATTCTGGCAAAGACCAACCTCTTTTTGGTAGCCGGTATTGCACAGAAGCTGGTTGGCTCGTATCACCTGTCCCGCTTGGGCGGTCTCTACAAGAAATATCCGCTGGTTAGCGCCCTGTTTGCCATATCAGCGATTTCGCTTGCGGGACTCCCGCCCCTCACCGGATTCTGGGCCAAGTACACCGTCATATATGCCGGTCTTGAAGTGCAGCAATGGGTGGTGATTGGCTTTGCGCTTGCCGTGGGTCTGATGACGCTCTTCTCCATGACCAAAATCTGGATGGGGGCATACTGGAGCCCGCTGCCCGATACCGCGCCTGTGGTAGCCGACAAAAACTTCAAGCCCGTTGCCGGTGCGCAGCTTATCGCACTCATGCTGCCCACAATTGTGATTGCAGGCTTCATCGTAGTGCTGGGTATTTTCGGAGAGCCGTTTTACATGCTGCTTTTCGACGCTGCCGAACAGCTGCTTGATCCATCCATGTATATCAACGCCGTACTGAATCCATGA
- a CDS encoding Na+/H+ antiporter subunit E, translated as MKQFITNILLAVIWAAVTGTISLGNLAIGFFLGYLVMLVAAPAIDSEHYTRRLRLAVGFIFYFLKELVVSSIRVAVDVMKPSFRMKSGIVGIPLDAKSDLEKTLLANSISLTPGTLSLDTSEDGKTLYIHAMYIDNNDVEAVRKEIKMGMESHILEITRPEWP; from the coding sequence ATGAAACAGTTTATCACCAACATTCTGCTGGCCGTAATTTGGGCCGCTGTTACCGGAACCATCAGCCTGGGTAACCTTGCAATTGGCTTTTTCCTGGGCTATCTGGTGATGCTTGTCGCCGCCCCGGCCATAGATTCTGAGCACTACACACGCAGGCTTCGGCTTGCAGTTGGTTTCATCTTTTACTTTCTGAAAGAACTGGTCGTGTCGAGCATTCGCGTCGCAGTTGATGTGATGAAACCCAGCTTCCGGATGAAGTCCGGCATTGTCGGTATTCCGCTGGACGCCAAATCGGATCTGGAGAAGACGCTGCTTGCCAACTCCATTTCACTCACGCCGGGTACGCTCAGCCTCGATACCTCCGAAGATGGCAAAACCCTTTACATCCATGCCATGTACATCGATAACAACGATGTGGAAGCTGTCCGCAAGGAAATTAAAATGGGAATGGAAAGCCACATTCTCGAGATCACCCGCCCTGAATGGCCCTGA
- a CDS encoding MFS transporter — protein sequence MSKKTGSAHQADTPVLRNRNLYIIFCITLTAIMGVSSITPVLPLIADTFDISVGRAALLITAYTIPGVLLTPVLGVLADRIGRKLVLVPSMLLFGAAGFACAFAGSYETLLLLRLVQGVGSAAIGALNVTMIGDIFSGNQRTEAMGYNAGVLSVGATLYPAIGGAIAVLGWYAPFYLPLLAFPTALIIIFYLENPEPERSGTVRAYFQAVFVNIRQNRILPMFLATLVSFILLYGPLLTIIPFLIEARFTSVSFVIGLVLSAASVANGLASVNAGRLTRRFKGEKIVIVSFAIYALSLLAMPAAPNLWWLGAASVLYGLAQGLNLPVLISLISGEARLENRGAIMSLNGMVIKLAQSVSPIFASLLLGFGGFAGVYIFCALMALLTGAWLAVRLR from the coding sequence TTGAGCAAGAAAACAGGCTCCGCACATCAGGCTGATACGCCGGTGCTTCGGAACCGAAACCTATACATCATTTTCTGTATCACGCTTACGGCCATCATGGGGGTCTCAAGCATTACCCCGGTGCTGCCGCTCATCGCGGATACCTTCGATATTAGTGTCGGCCGGGCTGCGCTCCTTATCACAGCCTACACCATTCCCGGTGTGCTGCTGACCCCCGTGCTGGGCGTGCTTGCCGACCGAATCGGACGAAAGCTGGTGCTGGTGCCTTCCATGCTCCTTTTTGGGGCCGCGGGTTTTGCCTGCGCATTTGCCGGGAGCTATGAAACGCTGCTCCTGCTCAGACTTGTGCAGGGTGTTGGCTCCGCCGCCATCGGTGCCCTGAATGTCACGATGATAGGGGATATTTTCAGCGGAAATCAGCGCACGGAAGCCATGGGCTACAATGCGGGCGTGCTTAGCGTTGGCGCAACCCTGTATCCGGCCATTGGCGGTGCCATAGCGGTTCTGGGCTGGTATGCCCCTTTTTACCTGCCGCTGCTCGCATTTCCGACCGCCCTGATCATTATTTTTTATCTCGAAAACCCGGAGCCCGAAAGATCGGGAACAGTACGTGCTTACTTTCAGGCTGTGTTTGTGAACATCAGGCAAAACCGGATACTGCCGATGTTTCTGGCAACTTTGGTATCCTTTATACTGCTCTACGGGCCTCTGCTTACGATTATTCCGTTTCTGATTGAAGCCCGCTTTACGAGCGTTTCGTTTGTCATCGGGCTGGTGCTTTCAGCCGCTTCTGTCGCGAATGGTCTGGCTTCAGTAAATGCGGGGCGGCTCACCCGGCGCTTCAAAGGCGAAAAAATTGTAATCGTATCCTTTGCCATTTACGCCTTGTCGCTGCTTGCCATGCCCGCTGCGCCCAACCTGTGGTGGCTGGGGGCAGCCTCGGTACTCTACGGCTTAGCACAGGGATTAAATCTGCCGGTGCTTATTTCCCTGATTTCCGGAGAAGCACGACTTGAAAACCGGGGGGCTATCATGTCGCTGAACGGCATGGTGATTAAGCTGGCACAGTCGGTTTCTCCCATCTTTGCAAGCCTGTTGCTGGGGTTCGGGGGCTTTGCAGGCGTCTACATTTTTTGCGCGCTGATGGCTTTGCTGACCGGTGCCTGGCTGGCTGTTCGGCTGCGTTAG
- the yajC gene encoding preprotein translocase subunit YajC, with protein sequence MDIILLMADPEGGSPFASFIFLGLIFFIFWFFIIRPQSKKQKEIQQKVTEMKKGDKIVTSGGMLGILHSNDEETVLIEVDKEVKIRVLKNAIVDVNPNKKA encoded by the coding sequence ATGGACATTATTCTTCTAATGGCAGACCCTGAAGGGGGAAGCCCGTTTGCCTCTTTCATTTTCTTAGGATTGATTTTCTTCATCTTCTGGTTTTTTATTATCCGTCCGCAAAGCAAGAAGCAAAAAGAAATTCAACAGAAAGTTACCGAGATGAAGAAAGGTGATAAAATCGTGACATCCGGTGGCATGCTCGGCATTCTTCATTCCAACGATGAAGAAACGGTGCTGATTGAAGTGGATAAAGAAGTAAAAATCCGCGTGCTCAAAAATGCAATTGTGGACGTAAATCCGAACAAAAAAGCATAG
- a CDS encoding bifunctional 3,4-dihydroxy-2-butanone-4-phosphate synthase/GTP cyclohydrolase II: protein MAALIPYLTPMADDITFDSIESAIDDIRNGKIIIVVDDEDRENEGDFVMAAEMVTPEAVNLMATHGRGLICAPITRERAYELNLDRMVQDNTDSLKTAFTVSIDYNQGTSTGISAADRAITLKALIRNTSRPGDFNRPGHIFPLISVEGGTLRRAGHTEAAVDLARLAGLYPAGVICEIMNEDGTMARLPDLVKVAKKFGMKLITIKDLISYRMHKESLVREMVNVKLPTVYGDFQLYAFEERLTGGNHLALVKGSWSEDEPVLVRVHSLCVTGDIFGSKRCDCGEQLHQALINIEQNGRGVLLYMNQEGRGIGLVNKLRAYKLQEDGLDTVEANVALGFKPDHRDYGVGAQILRELGVRKMRLMTNNPTKRVGLQGYGLEIAEQVPIEIEAYPENEHYLKTKRDKMGHKLDHISAHKSDGFLNSLKK, encoded by the coding sequence ATGGCAGCCCTCATCCCCTACCTTACTCCCATGGCAGACGACATCACCTTCGATAGCATTGAATCCGCGATAGACGATATTCGCAACGGCAAAATCATCATTGTTGTAGATGATGAAGACCGTGAAAACGAAGGTGATTTTGTGATGGCTGCAGAAATGGTTACGCCGGAAGCGGTAAACCTGATGGCGACACATGGCCGCGGGCTCATTTGTGCGCCCATCACGCGGGAGCGGGCGTATGAGCTCAACCTCGACCGCATGGTTCAGGATAACACCGACAGCCTGAAAACGGCTTTTACGGTTTCAATAGACTACAATCAGGGTACTTCGACCGGTATTTCGGCTGCCGACCGGGCCATCACCCTGAAAGCACTGATCCGAAACACGTCCCGCCCCGGGGACTTCAACCGCCCCGGGCATATTTTCCCGCTTATTTCTGTGGAAGGGGGCACCCTCCGCAGGGCAGGGCATACGGAAGCTGCCGTAGATCTCGCCCGGCTTGCCGGTTTATATCCCGCAGGCGTTATTTGCGAGATCATGAACGAAGACGGCACCATGGCGCGCCTGCCTGATCTGGTGAAAGTGGCTAAAAAGTTCGGTATGAAGCTCATCACCATAAAAGATCTGATCTCTTACCGCATGCATAAAGAGTCGTTGGTTAGAGAAATGGTGAATGTGAAGCTTCCAACAGTTTACGGCGATTTTCAGCTCTATGCCTTTGAAGAGCGGCTCACCGGCGGCAATCATCTTGCACTTGTAAAAGGGAGCTGGTCTGAAGACGAGCCTGTTCTCGTGCGCGTGCATTCACTGTGCGTAACCGGCGATATTTTCGGATCCAAGCGCTGCGACTGCGGTGAACAACTTCATCAGGCGCTCATCAATATCGAACAAAACGGCAGGGGCGTACTCCTGTACATGAATCAGGAAGGCCGGGGAATCGGGCTGGTGAACAAACTCAGGGCCTACAAGCTACAGGAAGACGGCCTCGATACCGTTGAAGCCAATGTTGCGCTTGGCTTCAAACCGGATCATCGTGATTACGGCGTAGGCGCGCAGATTCTCCGGGAACTGGGCGTGCGTAAAATGCGGCTGATGACCAATAATCCAACCAAGCGCGTGGGTTTGCAGGGTTACGGCCTTGAAATTGCTGAACAGGTTCCCATTGAAATTGAAGCCTATCCGGAAAACGAGCACTACCTGAAAACCAAGCGGGATAAGATGGGACACAAGCTTGATCATATCTCCGCACACAAGTCGGATGGATTCCTGAATTCGCTTAAAAAGTAA